A region of Terriglobales bacterium DNA encodes the following proteins:
- a CDS encoding cytochrome D1 domain-containing protein, which produces MPNYPPAFHEYAYVSNGKSDSVSVIDVLHFKLVTNIPVGRAPTGVAVNPAKNEVYAVNSGSDNVSVIDAERNRVTAVIGVHHLPYFLSVSPDGRRAYVANAGSANVSVLDLEQHKLLVTLGVGAAPGLARVSPDGRTVVVSNRGGDSVSLLDADKLAVRATLPACRQPEDIAILPDSSKAFVSCSGSNQVAVLDLKSDRLLALLDVGQTPVDLALKPDGGELLVSNFAADSISIIETGANEVESSHLVGAQPVRGLVNAGNSLLYVSNFGSDSVGVFGIDNRKLLATVRVGSRPDALALTADQGALLVADSASGDVAVVFVDERNSLFTLFTMIPVGLAPNQIAVKSFMATRPPAP; this is translated from the coding sequence TTGCCCAACTACCCCCCCGCCTTCCACGAGTACGCCTACGTCAGCAACGGCAAGAGCGACAGCGTCAGCGTGATCGACGTGCTGCACTTCAAGCTGGTGACCAACATTCCCGTGGGGCGCGCTCCCACGGGAGTGGCCGTCAATCCGGCGAAGAACGAGGTGTACGCCGTCAACTCCGGTTCCGACAACGTCAGCGTGATCGACGCCGAGCGCAACCGGGTGACGGCGGTGATCGGCGTGCATCATCTGCCCTACTTCCTCTCCGTATCGCCGGACGGGCGCCGCGCCTACGTGGCCAACGCGGGCTCCGCCAACGTTTCCGTGCTCGACCTCGAGCAGCACAAGCTGCTGGTCACGCTGGGCGTGGGCGCCGCTCCCGGCCTGGCCCGGGTCTCGCCCGATGGGCGCACGGTGGTGGTTTCTAACCGCGGCGGCGACTCCGTCTCCCTCCTCGACGCGGACAAGCTGGCGGTGCGCGCCACCCTGCCCGCCTGCCGCCAGCCCGAGGACATCGCCATCCTCCCCGACTCCAGCAAGGCCTTCGTCTCCTGCTCCGGCTCCAACCAGGTGGCCGTCCTCGACCTGAAGTCGGACCGGCTGCTGGCCCTGCTCGACGTGGGCCAAACCCCCGTCGACCTCGCCCTCAAGCCCGACGGCGGCGAGCTCCTGGTCAGCAACTTCGCCGCCGACAGCATCTCCATCATCGAGACCGGGGCCAACGAGGTGGAGAGCAGCCACCTGGTGGGCGCCCAGCCGGTGCGCGGCCTGGTGAATGCCGGCAATTCCCTGCTCTACGTGAGCAACTTCGGCTCCGACTCGGTAGGCGTCTTCGGCATCGACAATCGCAAGCTGCTGGCCACGGTGCGCGTGGGCAGCCGCCCCGACGCCCTGGCGCTCACCGCCGACCAGGGCGCGCTGCTGGTCGCCGACTCCGCCTCCGGCGACGTGGCCGTGGTCTTCGTGGACGAGCGCAACTCCCTGTTCACCCTGTTCACCATGATCCCGGTGGGCCTCGCCCCCAACCAGATCGCCGTCAAGAGCTTCATGGCGACGCGCCCGCCCGCGCCCTGA